caggtgcctgccaccacacctggctaattttttgtatttttagtggagacggggtttcactatgttggccaggctggtcttgaactcctgacctcgtgatctgcctgccttggcctcccaatgtgctgggattacaggcatgagccacagcgcctgaccgccactttttaaaaataaaatccctttGGATACTTATTGGGAAAGTAACACCCAAAATATTAATGGATGTTTCTGGATCGAGagtaattttaacttttctactttatatttttctgcattttcttaattatctaccatgaatttgtattattttttataatcatgtattaaacatgtattatttatcTATTACATTATTAATGTatgtaataaacatgtattatttttataatcagaagaaataataaatgcttctaaaagcaaaaaacaatgcacagtataattttcaaaaacaataatatatcCTCTTACCATATCTTTTTAACCTTTGTTTCCCCTGAAGaaaacctaaaaaacaaaaaataaaacccttaagaaacaataataaaaagtgaggtgtggccgggcgcagtggctcacgccagtaatcccagcactttgggaggccaaggcgggtggatcacaagttcaggagttcgagaccaacctggccaatatggtgaaacccagtctttctaaaaatacaaaaaaaaaaaaaaaaaataggtagccgggcatggtggtgcatgcctgtaatcccagctactcgggaagctgaggcaggagaatcacttgaaccctggaggcggaggttgcagtgagctgagatcgagccactgcactccagccttggcaacaaagtgagactccgtctcaaataagaaaaaaagaaaaaaaaagtgaggtgtGCTGTCCatgcatggtgactcacacctgtaatcccagcactttgggaagctgaggtgggtggatcacctgaggacaggagttcgagaccagcctggccaacatggtgaaaccccatctctactgaaaatagaaaaattagccgggcatggttgtgcgctcctgtaattccagctacttaggaggctgaggcacaagaatcacttgaatctggaaggtggaagttgcagtgagctgagatcatgccactgcgtgccagcctgggcgacagagcaagaccctgtctaaaaaaataagtaaataaaaaagtgAAGTGTGGGGTGGGAGGcttggtggtggttgtggtgttattttatagaaggaaaaaagagaaactggTAAACGTGATTGTGAATACTGGCTTCTGAGTCAAAAAGACAATCGaaagtattttttcatttgtttgtaggACAGCAAGAATCACTTGACAATTGGTTTGTGAGCATAATGGCATCTATAAACAGAAacactgaaataattaaaaaacatggAGTAAGCAAACAACATCTCCTGGAGGAGATAAACAAAAAGCGTGAATCCAACTGCTTGGTGGAACGAAGCAATCAAGTCAGCTTACTGAGAGTTCAAAAGAGGCACTTCCCGGGTGCCTATCAGTCCTTTACTGATACCACAACCAAAGAGCCTGTTCCCGACAGTGGCAGGAGCTCCTGGGTCAAGCTGAGTCTCCTTGTTCACACGGAGAGAAAGCACTTTCCACCAAAAAGTAAGAAGTTAtcgtaggattttttttttttttttttttttttgagacggagttttgctcatcgcccaaactggagtgcaatggcgcgatctcggctcactgcaacctccacctcccgggttcaagcgattcttctgcctcagcctcccaggtagctgggaacacaggcgcctgccaccacgcctggctaatttttttgttttttttttagtagagacggggtttcaccttgttggccaggctgatctcaaactcctgacctcaggtgatccacccacctcggcctcctaaagtgctgggattacaggcatgagccaccacacccagcctatgataggattctctctctctctctttttttttttttcttttgagacagagttttgcttttgttgcccaggctggagtgcaatggcacgatctcagcttacagcaacctccgtctcctggattcaagcgattctcttgcctcagcctcttgagtagctgggattacattcaTACACCACCACGTCcgactgatttttttgtatttttagtagagaccgggtttcttcatgttggtcaggctggcctcgaactcccgacctcaggtaatccacacgcctcggcctctcaaagtgctgggattacaggcgtaagccaccgtgctcggcctatGATAGGATTCTTAACCAATTTATAGGAAGGATTTGTAGGTATTCCTAAGAATTAGGAAGAATTCCTGGGATTGAAAGAGGTCCCGGAGTATTGCCCTGGTATAGCATAAAGGCAATCTGTTTGAAGGTAAAAGTGTCATTAAACTAGGCTGGTGGATTGTAAGATCTATTATAGACCAGAGACCTCATTTTTTTATGCATACAGAATCCCAGGCCCCAGCTTCAGGCCATCTCATTCAGTAGGCTCCAGGGAGGTGCCTGGAAATCTGCATTCTCAGCAGACTAAGGTGATGCTGATGCCAATGGCCTGAGAATCACATTTTGATAAGAGTTGTTATAGTAATTACAATAGACCACAAAAACTTCAGAAACCTGCTATCTCATCAATTTCTCTGGCCTTTACAAACATTTCATGTGCAAAATTGAGGTGCAGTGAAGATCCTTTTGATGACAAATATCACACAAAAAGCCCTAATAAAATGtgaaggggctgggcacggtggctcacgcctctaatcccagcactttgggaggccaaggcaggctgatcacctgaggtcaggagtttgagaccagcctggccaacaaggtgaaaccctatctctactaaaaatgcaaaaattagctgggtgcggtggcacgcacctttagtcccagctccttgggaggctgaggcaggagaattgcttgaattccagaggtggaggttgcagtgagccgagatcactccagtgtactccaacctgggttacagagtgagactccttctcaaacaaacaaacaaacaaaacatggaGGAAGGTTTTTGGGTGCAGGGGATGgcatggtagtgatggtggtggtattaTTTTATAGGCGGAAGAAGGGGAGCTGATAAATACCTTCATTGTGAATACTTGTTTCTTAGTCTAGGCAGGCAGCTGAGatagcattttttcatttatttgaaaaaaagagaagggggtGTGTAATCATATCTAATACAACCAACAAATTATTAATTTAGatcagaaacaaaagaatcaCCACATTTGAGATTTCACTTCTTTATGTGG
The DNA window shown above is from Symphalangus syndactylus isolate Jambi chromosome 19, NHGRI_mSymSyn1-v2.1_pri, whole genome shotgun sequence and carries:
- the SPATA45 gene encoding spermatogenesis-associated protein 45; translated protein: MASINRNTEIIKKHGVSKQHLLEEINKKRESNCLVERSNQVSLLRVQKRHFPGAYQSFTDTTTKEPVPDSGRSSWVKLSLLVHTERKHFPPKNNAIFG